From Micrococcus porci, one genomic window encodes:
- a CDS encoding DUF485 domain-containing protein, producing the protein MSTGPHTPPAPTPAQFRAAQDSPEFRELRRTQRSFAFPMTVTFFVWYLLFVILGAFFPQVMAVRLGGNITLGLVLGLLQFVTTFAITFAYVRFSNRVLDPRAAALRERLEREAAGAAPETPEVAL; encoded by the coding sequence ATGTCCACCGGCCCGCACACACCGCCGGCCCCCACGCCCGCGCAGTTCCGCGCGGCGCAGGACTCGCCGGAGTTCCGTGAACTCCGCCGCACCCAGCGCTCCTTCGCGTTCCCCATGACGGTCACGTTCTTCGTCTGGTACCTGCTCTTCGTGATCCTGGGGGCGTTCTTCCCCCAGGTCATGGCCGTTCGCCTGGGCGGCAACATCACCCTCGGCCTCGTGCTCGGACTCCTGCAGTTCGTCACGACGTTCGCCATCACGTTCGCCTACGTGCGGTTCTCCAACCGCGTCCTCGACCCGCGCGCCGCCGCCCTGCGCGAGCGCCTGGAGCGCGAGGCCGCCGGCGCCGCCCCCGAGACTCCGGAGGTCGCCCTGTGA
- a CDS encoding TetR/AcrR family transcriptional regulator — protein sequence MPHAPDTAAPGPTGTPRERAKARRRAELLAAAARLFAAHGYEATRLEDIGAAAGISGPGIYRHFAGKAAVLVEILSSASLFLLDGAEAVAARGLSGAEAVHDLIAFHTDFALANRDVIRVQGRDMSSLPPADGAEITRVQRRYIDLWGAQLRRLHPGEDHATARFRTQALLGLINSTPFSVRRSRADRGARRDALIGMAWAAARTPGGTARPEPPVVP from the coding sequence ATGCCCCACGCCCCCGACACCGCCGCCCCCGGCCCCACGGGCACCCCGCGGGAGCGGGCCAAGGCCCGTCGTCGCGCGGAGCTGCTCGCCGCCGCGGCCCGGCTCTTCGCAGCCCACGGCTACGAGGCCACCCGCCTGGAGGACATCGGGGCCGCCGCGGGGATCAGCGGCCCGGGGATCTACCGACACTTCGCCGGCAAGGCAGCCGTCCTGGTGGAGATCCTCTCGAGCGCCAGCCTCTTCCTCCTCGACGGCGCCGAGGCCGTGGCCGCCCGCGGACTGTCCGGCGCCGAGGCCGTCCACGACCTGATCGCCTTCCACACCGACTTCGCCCTGGCCAACCGCGACGTCATCCGCGTGCAGGGGCGGGACATGTCCTCCCTGCCGCCGGCCGACGGCGCCGAGATCACCCGTGTGCAGCGCCGGTACATCGACCTGTGGGGCGCCCAGCTGCGCCGCCTCCACCCCGGCGAGGATCACGCCACCGCCCGGTTCCGCACCCAGGCACTGCTCGGCCTCATCAACTCGACGCCGTTCTCCGTGCGCCGCTCCCGGGCGGACCGCGGCGCACGTCGGGACGCGCTCATCGGCATGGCCTGGGCGGCGGCCCGGACGCCCGGGGGGACGGCCCGCCCGGAGCCTCCGGTGGTACCGTGA
- a CDS encoding GNAT family N-acetyltransferase — MPLRDVRPDDLDAFFLHQQDERANLMSAFAPRNPSDRGVFDYHWAHLLGDDATEVRTIEHEGRPVGALVCTRVDGVDELSFWVAREFWGQGLTTSAVDEFLSTHRERPVRAHVPEDNLGSVKVLTRRGFREVGREKVFSNARAEVVEELVLELPGA, encoded by the coding sequence GTGCCCCTGCGTGACGTCCGCCCGGACGACCTGGACGCGTTCTTCCTCCACCAGCAGGACGAGCGCGCCAACCTCATGTCCGCCTTCGCCCCCCGGAACCCCTCGGACCGCGGTGTGTTCGACTACCACTGGGCCCACCTGCTCGGCGACGACGCCACCGAGGTCCGGACCATCGAGCACGAGGGCCGCCCCGTGGGCGCCCTGGTGTGCACCCGGGTCGACGGCGTGGACGAGCTGTCCTTCTGGGTCGCCCGCGAGTTCTGGGGCCAGGGCCTGACGACGTCCGCCGTGGACGAGTTCCTCTCGACCCATCGGGAGCGTCCCGTGCGCGCCCACGTCCCCGAGGACAACCTCGGCTCCGTCAAGGTCCTCACCCGGCGCGGCTTCCGCGAGGTCGGCCGGGAGAAGGTGTTCTCCAACGCCCGCGCGGAGGTCGTCGAGGAGCTCGTCCTGGAGCTCCCCGGCGCCTGA
- a CDS encoding dihydrolipoamide acetyltransferase family protein has translation MTRTVFRLPDLGEGLTESDLVTWRVSAGDDVVLNQVLAEVETAKAVVEVSSPYAGTVAELHAQEGQTVDVGSPLVTFDLPGDDAAPSDGPAADGRVPTLVGYGAAPESGAPARRRRRPASSAGESTPETGTSAEPAPAPAESAPAERPRSTPPVRLLARRLGVDLESVTGSGDHGVITRADVDAAARAASDSAGSEAPAEADAAPGVRTLGGRPRVVVEQVRGVRKATAQAMVSSAFTAPHVTEFLTVDVTESMELLDELRRDRAFRDVKVTPMTLALRACVLAMERTPEVNARWNGQDGTIERRHFVNLGMAAATPRGLLVPHVKDAQALDLRGLAVEVAALTERARAGTLTPAELTGGTFTLTNVGVFGVDSGTPIIHPGEAAILCLGAVRTQPWEHRGQIALRQVVTLSLSFDHRLVDGEQGSRFLADVGAMLRRPGMTLALV, from the coding sequence ATGACCCGCACGGTGTTCCGCCTCCCCGACCTCGGCGAGGGCCTGACCGAGTCCGACCTGGTGACCTGGCGTGTGAGCGCGGGCGACGACGTCGTCCTGAACCAGGTGCTGGCCGAGGTCGAGACCGCCAAGGCCGTGGTCGAGGTGTCCAGCCCGTACGCCGGCACCGTCGCCGAGCTGCACGCCCAGGAGGGGCAGACGGTGGACGTGGGGTCGCCCCTGGTCACCTTCGACCTGCCCGGCGACGACGCGGCCCCGTCCGACGGGCCCGCGGCGGACGGTCGCGTGCCCACCCTGGTGGGCTACGGGGCGGCGCCGGAGAGCGGCGCCCCCGCACGCCGCCGCCGCCGGCCCGCCTCGTCCGCGGGAGAGTCCACGCCGGAGACGGGCACGTCCGCGGAGCCCGCCCCCGCGCCCGCAGAGTCGGCTCCCGCTGAGCGCCCGCGCTCGACGCCCCCGGTGCGGCTCCTGGCCCGCCGGCTGGGCGTGGACCTGGAGTCGGTGACCGGCTCCGGCGACCACGGCGTGATCACCCGCGCGGACGTCGACGCGGCCGCCCGCGCGGCCTCGGACTCGGCCGGGTCCGAGGCACCCGCCGAGGCCGACGCGGCTCCGGGCGTGCGCACGCTGGGAGGCCGCCCGCGCGTCGTGGTGGAGCAGGTCCGCGGGGTGCGCAAGGCGACCGCGCAGGCCATGGTCTCCTCCGCCTTCACCGCCCCGCACGTCACGGAGTTCCTCACCGTGGACGTCACGGAGTCGATGGAGCTGCTGGACGAGCTCCGGCGGGACCGCGCCTTCCGGGACGTCAAGGTCACGCCCATGACCCTGGCGCTGCGGGCCTGCGTCCTCGCCATGGAGCGGACCCCCGAGGTCAACGCCCGCTGGAACGGGCAGGACGGGACCATCGAGCGCCGGCACTTCGTGAACCTCGGCATGGCCGCGGCCACGCCCCGCGGCCTGCTCGTGCCCCACGTGAAGGACGCCCAGGCGCTGGACCTGCGGGGGCTGGCCGTGGAGGTCGCGGCGCTCACGGAGCGCGCGCGGGCGGGGACCCTGACCCCGGCCGAGCTCACGGGCGGCACCTTCACCCTCACCAACGTCGGGGTGTTCGGGGTCGACTCCGGCACGCCGATCATCCACCCCGGCGAGGCCGCCATCCTCTGCCTCGGCGCGGTGCGGACCCAGCCGTGGGAGCACCGCGGGCAGATCGCGCTGCGTCAGGTCGTGACGCTGTCGCTGTCCTTCGACCACCGCCTGGTGGACGGCGAGCAGGGCTCGCGGTTCCTCGCGGACGTGGGCGCGATGCTCCGACGGCCCGGGATGACCTTGGCGCTCGTCTGA
- a CDS encoding alpha-ketoacid dehydrogenase subunit beta has translation MSEQMTFGRALNRGLHRALADDPKVLLMGEDIGRLGGVFRITDGLQEEFGVDRVVDTPLAEAGIVGTAIGLALRGYRPVVEIQFDGFLYPAFDQIVANLAKLRARTRGRVAVPVTIRIPYGGGIGSPEHHCESPEAYFLHTPGLRVVSPSSPQAGYEMIRAAIASDDPVVFFEPKRRYHDKGPVDLDAAPGPLSVGRVLRPGADVTLVAYGPLVKTALQAAEVAEQEGVSVELIDLRSLSPLDTGLVEASVRRTGRLVVAHEASRTGGLGAELVATVAERAFHWLESPPVRVTGLDIPYPPATLEHLHLPDLDRILEGVDRALGRPNPQDAVDAFAPPQTAEDFLSARADSSEVPA, from the coding sequence ATGAGCGAGCAGATGACGTTCGGCCGCGCGCTCAACCGCGGCCTGCACCGGGCCCTGGCCGACGATCCGAAGGTCCTGCTCATGGGCGAGGACATCGGGCGCCTGGGCGGCGTCTTCCGGATCACCGACGGGCTCCAGGAGGAGTTCGGGGTCGACCGGGTCGTGGACACGCCCCTGGCGGAGGCCGGGATCGTCGGCACCGCGATCGGCCTGGCACTGCGGGGCTACCGGCCGGTGGTGGAGATCCAGTTCGACGGGTTCCTCTACCCGGCCTTCGACCAGATCGTCGCGAACCTCGCGAAGCTGCGCGCCCGCACGCGGGGGCGGGTGGCCGTGCCGGTGACCATCCGGATCCCCTACGGTGGCGGCATCGGCTCTCCGGAGCACCACTGCGAGTCCCCGGAGGCCTACTTCCTGCACACCCCGGGCCTGCGGGTCGTCTCCCCGAGCTCCCCGCAGGCGGGCTACGAGATGATCCGCGCGGCGATCGCCTCGGACGATCCCGTCGTGTTCTTCGAGCCCAAGCGCCGGTACCACGACAAGGGCCCGGTGGACCTGGACGCGGCACCGGGACCGCTCTCCGTCGGGCGGGTGCTGCGTCCCGGCGCGGACGTCACCCTCGTGGCCTATGGGCCGCTGGTGAAGACCGCCCTGCAGGCCGCCGAGGTCGCGGAGCAGGAGGGCGTGAGCGTGGAGCTGATCGACCTGCGCAGCCTCTCCCCGCTCGACACGGGGCTCGTCGAGGCGTCCGTGCGACGCACGGGGCGACTGGTGGTGGCGCACGAGGCCTCCCGCACCGGCGGCCTCGGCGCCGAGCTCGTGGCCACGGTGGCGGAGCGCGCCTTCCACTGGCTGGAGTCCCCGCCCGTCCGGGTCACGGGCCTGGACATCCCCTACCCGCCGGCCACGCTCGAGCACCTGCACCTGCCGGACCTCGACCGGATCCTCGAGGGCGTCGATCGCGCCCTCGGCCGGCCGAACCCCCAGGACGCGGTGGACGCGTTCGCCCCGCCCCAGACCGCGGAGGACTTCCTCTCCGCCCGCGCCGACTCCTCGGAGGTCCCCGCATGA
- a CDS encoding thiamine pyrophosphate-dependent enzyme: MTDVHLPEQDAPPRSDRPAEQLQVLTPDGRRSPSPELDPWLTDVDEEMLARLHRELTLVRRLDTEATHLQRQGRLALWPPLRGQEASQVGAAAALRPADHVFPSYRENGLCLLRGVEAGELLRVWSGSSFSGWDPAATGVATQQLVIGAQTLHAVGYAMGVQRDAADVSTLVCFGDGATSEGDVHEAMVFAASYQAPVVFFCQNNHWAISEPVGLQARRSIADRAWGYGIPALRVDGNDVLAVLAAVRRGVDRAAAGAGPMFVEAVTYRMGAHTTADDPTRYQDPAELEAWARRDPLERLTAHLRDVGADADAVVDASEAAADDLAARMRADLDALPEEGPEALFAHVYAEPHQELARQQRDLQLHLDGLDAGEEQA, from the coding sequence ATGACCGACGTGCACCTCCCGGAGCAGGACGCCCCACCGCGTTCCGACCGTCCCGCCGAGCAGCTGCAGGTCCTCACCCCGGACGGCCGACGCTCGCCCTCCCCGGAGCTCGACCCCTGGCTGACCGACGTCGACGAGGAGATGCTGGCGCGGCTGCACCGGGAGCTGACGCTGGTGCGCCGGCTGGACACCGAGGCCACCCACCTGCAGCGCCAGGGGCGGCTCGCGCTGTGGCCGCCGCTGCGGGGCCAGGAGGCCTCCCAGGTGGGGGCGGCCGCCGCGCTCCGGCCGGCCGACCACGTGTTCCCCTCCTACCGCGAGAACGGCCTGTGCCTGCTGCGCGGCGTGGAGGCCGGGGAGCTGCTGCGCGTGTGGAGCGGGTCCTCCTTCTCCGGCTGGGACCCGGCGGCCACGGGGGTCGCCACCCAGCAGCTGGTCATCGGCGCGCAGACGCTGCACGCGGTCGGCTACGCGATGGGCGTCCAGCGCGACGCGGCGGACGTCTCCACCCTGGTGTGCTTCGGCGACGGCGCCACGAGCGAGGGCGACGTCCACGAGGCCATGGTGTTCGCGGCCTCCTATCAGGCACCGGTGGTGTTCTTCTGCCAGAACAACCACTGGGCCATCTCCGAGCCGGTGGGGCTGCAGGCCCGACGGAGCATCGCGGACCGAGCCTGGGGCTACGGCATCCCCGCCCTGCGGGTGGACGGCAACGACGTCCTGGCCGTCCTCGCGGCGGTCCGGCGCGGCGTCGACCGGGCCGCCGCCGGGGCCGGTCCCATGTTCGTCGAGGCGGTCACCTACCGGATGGGCGCCCACACCACCGCCGACGACCCCACGCGCTACCAGGATCCGGCGGAGCTGGAGGCGTGGGCGCGACGCGACCCGCTGGAGCGGCTCACGGCCCACCTGCGGGACGTCGGGGCGGACGCGGACGCCGTCGTCGACGCCTCGGAGGCGGCCGCGGACGACCTCGCCGCGCGGATGCGGGCAGACCTGGACGCGCTCCCCGAGGAGGGTCCGGAGGCCCTCTTCGCGCACGTGTACGCCGAGCCCCACCAGGAGCTGGCGCGCCAGCAGCGCGACCTGCAGCTGCACCTGGACGGCCTCGACGCGGGGGAGGAGCAGGCATGA
- a CDS encoding IS481 family transposase has product MSHANAALTPRARLRLAKLIVEEHWPVATAAKMFMVSPPTARKWATRFRAEGPAGMVDRSSRPSTMPTRTPPAVVKQIVAARWRRRLGPVQIASELGMPASTVHAVLVRCRINRLARLDRVTAEPIRRYEHPHPGSLIHVDVTKFGRIPDGGGHRFVGRQQGMKHRAATSDREGTRDARYQPRLGVGFLHTVIDDHSRFAYVEMHSDERSQTAIAVLRRAVAHFAQLGVEVERVLSDNGSAYRSHAWRDACTELGIKPKRTRPYRPQTNGKIERFHRTLADGWAYAKFYGSETERRAALPGWVHFYNHHRVHSAIGAAPASRLNNLPGHHI; this is encoded by the coding sequence ATGTCCCACGCTAACGCCGCCCTGACCCCTCGCGCCCGTCTACGCCTGGCCAAGCTCATCGTCGAGGAGCACTGGCCGGTCGCCACCGCGGCCAAGATGTTCATGGTCTCCCCACCCACCGCCCGCAAATGGGCCACACGCTTCCGGGCCGAGGGACCTGCAGGCATGGTCGACCGGTCCAGCCGGCCGTCCACGATGCCGACCAGAACACCGCCTGCGGTGGTGAAACAGATCGTGGCCGCCCGATGGCGCCGGCGCCTGGGGCCCGTGCAGATCGCCTCAGAACTCGGGATGCCGGCATCCACCGTCCATGCCGTGCTCGTGCGTTGCCGGATCAACCGCCTCGCCCGTCTGGACCGGGTCACCGCCGAGCCGATCCGCCGCTATGAGCACCCCCACCCCGGCTCGCTGATCCACGTTGACGTCACGAAGTTCGGACGCATCCCCGACGGGGGCGGGCACCGATTCGTCGGGCGTCAGCAGGGCATGAAGCACCGCGCGGCGACTTCGGACCGAGAAGGAACCCGTGATGCCCGATACCAGCCCCGGCTCGGGGTGGGCTTCCTGCACACCGTGATCGATGACCACTCCCGCTTCGCGTATGTCGAGATGCACTCCGACGAACGCAGCCAGACCGCCATCGCGGTGCTGCGCCGCGCGGTCGCTCACTTCGCGCAGCTGGGCGTGGAGGTGGAGCGGGTGCTCTCGGACAACGGTTCGGCCTACCGCTCGCATGCCTGGCGGGATGCTTGCACCGAGCTCGGGATCAAGCCCAAGCGGACTCGGCCCTACCGACCGCAGACGAACGGGAAGATCGAGCGGTTCCATCGCACGCTCGCTGACGGGTGGGCCTACGCCAAGTTCTACGGCTCAGAGACCGAACGCAGGGCCGCGTTGCCTGGGTGGGTGCACTTCTACAATCATCACCGAGTCCACTCCGCGATCGGAGCCGCACCTGCCAGCAGGCTCAACAACCTCCCTGGACATCACATCTAG
- a CDS encoding DivIVA domain-containing protein: MTPTSPEARADFEHVGPDEIGYEPAHVDAFLERARRAEAGEGDLTAEDVRQARFATVNGGYAADQVDDELDRLEEVLMGREREDAVGDGAWDRELAERSQELLGRADRAPAERFRRPSADDAQSYDVDDVDALVDRLRATLTDGSDELTADDVRRAGFASAQGGDGYDEAQVDAYLDAAVDVLLRRG, from the coding sequence ATGACCCCCACCAGCCCCGAGGCCCGCGCCGATTTCGAGCACGTCGGGCCGGACGAGATCGGCTACGAGCCCGCCCATGTGGACGCGTTCCTGGAGCGCGCCCGCCGCGCCGAGGCCGGCGAGGGCGACCTCACCGCCGAGGACGTCCGTCAGGCGCGCTTCGCCACCGTCAACGGCGGCTACGCCGCGGACCAGGTGGACGACGAGCTGGACCGCCTCGAGGAGGTCCTCATGGGCCGCGAGCGTGAGGACGCCGTCGGCGACGGCGCGTGGGACAGGGAGCTGGCCGAGCGCTCGCAGGAGCTGCTGGGCCGTGCCGACCGCGCGCCGGCCGAACGCTTCCGCCGGCCCTCTGCGGACGACGCGCAGTCCTACGACGTGGACGACGTCGACGCACTGGTGGACCGCCTGCGCGCCACCCTGACGGACGGCTCGGACGAGCTCACCGCCGACGACGTCCGCCGCGCCGGGTTCGCCTCCGCGCAGGGCGGCGACGGCTACGACGAGGCCCAGGTGGACGCCTACCTCGACGCCGCCGTGGACGTGCTGCTGCGCCGCGGCTGA
- a CDS encoding phosphatidate cytidylyltransferase encodes MTPDATAPSPPRGGRDLRSAVLVGVGLLGTALVGLVWLPWLLVLLVVSLLVGAVNEVAVAIRQIGLDVPRPPLWVGATVMPLAAWTGGIPALFLALMASLVLMFAWTAVTRRRPTGQFMLAGTFVLLWAPFLLSFAAALLDQPAGHMMVVCLVLMVVSNDTFGYMVGYRWGRTPIAPRISPKKSWEGALGSLAGSVAVGSVLVPVLVGHPWWAGALLGALTVGAATAGDFSESMVKRELGIKDMSSALPGHGGIMDRLDSLVFAAPVAYAVLALPLS; translated from the coding sequence ATGACGCCCGACGCCACAGCCCCCTCGCCCCCACGCGGCGGTCGCGACCTCCGGTCCGCCGTCCTCGTGGGGGTCGGCCTGTTGGGCACCGCCCTCGTGGGCCTGGTGTGGCTGCCGTGGCTCCTGGTGCTGCTGGTCGTCTCCCTGCTGGTCGGGGCGGTGAACGAGGTGGCCGTCGCCATCCGTCAGATCGGACTGGACGTGCCACGGCCCCCGCTGTGGGTGGGCGCCACCGTGATGCCCCTCGCCGCCTGGACGGGCGGGATCCCGGCGCTGTTCCTGGCGCTGATGGCGTCCCTCGTGCTGATGTTCGCCTGGACGGCGGTGACGCGACGCCGGCCCACGGGCCAGTTCATGCTGGCGGGGACGTTCGTCCTGCTCTGGGCGCCGTTCCTGCTGTCCTTCGCGGCCGCCCTCCTCGACCAGCCCGCCGGCCACATGATGGTCGTGTGCCTGGTCCTGATGGTCGTCTCCAACGACACGTTCGGGTACATGGTGGGATACCGGTGGGGGAGGACCCCCATCGCCCCTCGGATCAGCCCGAAGAAGTCCTGGGAGGGCGCCCTCGGTTCCCTGGCGGGCTCCGTGGCGGTGGGATCGGTGCTGGTTCCCGTGCTCGTGGGGCACCCCTGGTGGGCGGGCGCGCTGCTCGGCGCCCTGACCGTGGGGGCGGCCACGGCCGGCGACTTCTCCGAGTCCATGGTCAAGCGCGAGCTCGGCATCAAGGACATGTCCTCGGCCCTGCCCGGCCACGGCGGCATCATGGACCGGCTCGACTCCCTCGTCTTCGCGGCCCCGGTGGCCTACGCCGTGCTCGCGCTGCCCCTGTCCTGA
- the frr gene encoding ribosome recycling factor yields MIQETLTSAQEQMERTIEATREDFASVRTGRANPGLYSKVMVDYYGSFTPLQQLASFTTTDARTLLITPFDVSALRNIEKALSDSEVGANPSNDGKVIRVVMPELTAERRKEYVKLVKNKAEEHKVSVRNARRKAKEAIDKLVKDKEIGEDEGARGEKDLDALTKKHTDLIEEMAKKKEAELLEV; encoded by the coding sequence GTGATCCAGGAGACCCTCACGTCTGCGCAGGAGCAGATGGAGCGCACCATCGAGGCCACGCGCGAGGACTTCGCGTCCGTCCGCACCGGCCGCGCCAACCCCGGCCTGTACTCCAAGGTGATGGTGGACTACTACGGCTCCTTCACCCCGCTGCAGCAGCTGGCGTCCTTCACCACCACCGATGCGCGCACCCTGCTCATCACGCCCTTCGACGTGTCCGCGCTGCGCAACATCGAGAAGGCCCTGTCCGACTCCGAGGTCGGCGCGAACCCCTCCAACGACGGCAAGGTCATCCGCGTCGTCATGCCGGAGCTCACCGCGGAGCGCCGCAAGGAGTACGTGAAGCTCGTCAAGAACAAGGCGGAGGAGCACAAGGTCTCCGTGCGCAACGCCCGTCGCAAGGCCAAGGAGGCCATCGACAAGCTGGTCAAGGACAAGGAGATCGGCGAGGACGAGGGCGCGCGCGGCGAGAAGGACCTGGACGCGCTCACCAAGAAGCACACCGACCTCATCGAGGAGATGGCCAAGAAGAAGGAGGCCGAGCTCCTCGAGGTGTGA
- the pyrH gene encoding UMP kinase has protein sequence MSPAQQPENHAVDAEDTGRRRVLLKLSGEVFGGGSVGIDPVTVRGIAEQIAEAAEQVEISIVVGGGNFFRGAELSESGMDRRRADYMGMLGTVMNCLALQDFLLQAGVSTRVQSAIHMEQVAESYIPLRAVRHMQKGRVVVFGAGTGLPYFSTDTVAAQRALEIGADEVLMAKSGVDGVYTADPKKDPTAQRLEHLTYDEALRKDIRVMDLTAMTMCKDNGLSMRVFGMEGPGNVTRALLGEEIGTSVTP, from the coding sequence ATGAGCCCCGCACAGCAGCCCGAGAACCACGCCGTGGACGCCGAGGACACCGGCCGGCGTCGCGTCCTCCTCAAGCTCTCCGGCGAGGTGTTCGGCGGCGGCTCCGTCGGCATCGACCCGGTCACCGTGCGCGGGATCGCCGAGCAGATCGCGGAGGCCGCGGAGCAGGTCGAGATCTCGATCGTCGTCGGCGGCGGCAACTTCTTCCGCGGCGCCGAGCTCTCCGAGTCCGGCATGGACCGCCGCCGCGCCGACTACATGGGCATGCTCGGCACCGTGATGAACTGCCTCGCCTTGCAGGACTTCCTGCTGCAGGCCGGCGTCTCCACGCGGGTGCAGTCCGCCATCCACATGGAGCAGGTCGCCGAGTCCTACATCCCGCTGCGCGCCGTCCGGCACATGCAGAAGGGGCGCGTCGTCGTCTTCGGCGCCGGCACGGGCCTGCCCTACTTCTCCACCGACACCGTGGCCGCCCAGCGCGCCCTGGAGATCGGCGCGGACGAGGTCCTCATGGCGAAGTCCGGTGTGGACGGCGTCTACACCGCGGACCCCAAGAAAGACCCCACCGCCCAGCGCCTCGAGCACCTCACCTACGACGAGGCCCTCCGCAAGGACATCCGCGTGATGGACCTGACCGCCATGACCATGTGCAAGGACAACGGGCTGTCCATGCGGGTGTTCGGCATGGAGGGCCCCGGCAACGTGACCCGCGCCCTGCTCGGCGAGGAGATCGGCACCTCCGTCACCCCCTGA
- the tsf gene encoding translation elongation factor Ts: MANYTAADIKALRERTGAGMMDVKKALDEANGDADKAVEIIRVKGLKGATKREGRSAAEGLVAATVENGVGVMIELNCETDFVAKADKFISLGDVVLKAAVASGAADVDSLLASDHEGRTLGDYVTEEGALLGEKVAVRRVARVEGAHVDAYLHKTSKDLPAQVGVLLAVDADSDAAKTAAHDIAVHTAAYSPTYLTREDVPAETVENERRIAEESARAEGKPEQALAKIVEGRLTGFFKEGVLVDQPFAKDPKTTVGKVASEAGTAVTGYARFRVGN; this comes from the coding sequence ATGGCGAACTACACCGCTGCAGACATCAAGGCCCTGCGCGAGCGCACCGGCGCCGGCATGATGGACGTCAAGAAGGCTCTGGACGAGGCCAACGGCGACGCCGACAAGGCCGTCGAGATCATCCGCGTGAAGGGCCTCAAGGGCGCCACCAAGCGCGAGGGCCGCTCCGCCGCCGAGGGCCTCGTGGCCGCGACCGTCGAGAACGGCGTCGGCGTGATGATCGAGCTCAACTGCGAGACCGACTTCGTGGCCAAGGCCGACAAGTTCATCTCCCTGGGCGACGTCGTGCTGAAGGCCGCCGTGGCCTCCGGCGCCGCGGACGTCGACTCCCTGCTGGCCTCCGACCACGAGGGCCGCACCCTGGGCGACTACGTCACCGAGGAGGGCGCGCTGCTGGGCGAGAAGGTCGCCGTCCGTCGCGTGGCCCGTGTGGAGGGCGCCCACGTGGACGCCTACCTGCACAAGACCTCCAAGGACCTGCCGGCTCAGGTGGGCGTGCTGCTCGCCGTCGATGCCGACTCCGACGCCGCCAAGACGGCCGCGCACGACATCGCCGTGCACACCGCCGCCTACTCGCCCACGTACCTCACCCGCGAGGACGTCCCGGCCGAGACCGTGGAGAACGAGCGCCGCATCGCCGAGGAGTCCGCGCGTGCCGAGGGCAAGCCGGAGCAGGCCCTGGCCAAGATCGTCGAGGGTCGCCTGACCGGCTTCTTCAAGGAGGGCGTCCTCGTGGACCAGCCCTTCGCGAAGGACCCGAAGACCACCGTCGGCAAGGTGGCCTCCGAGGCCGGCACCGCCGTCACCGGCTACGCCCGCTTCCGCGTCGGCAACTGA
- the rpsB gene encoding 30S ribosomal protein S2, with the protein MSVVTMRQLLDSGVHFGHQTRRWNPKMKRFIFTERNGIYIIDLQQSLTYIDRAYEFVKQTVAHGGTILFVGTKKQAQEAIAEQATRVGMPYVNHRWLGGMLTNFSTVSKRVQRMKELEAIDFEDVAGSTHTKKELLLLNRELEKLQGNLGGIRDMARTPSAVWIVDTKKEHLAVDEAQKLNIPVVAILDTNCDPDEVAYPIPGNDDAIRSVTLLTRIVADAVAEGLIARQGGKSGDSSAEPMAEWERELLEQHNAEQAAQAEAPAAEAAESEAPAAE; encoded by the coding sequence ATGTCCGTCGTGACCATGCGCCAGCTGCTCGACTCCGGTGTCCATTTCGGCCACCAGACCCGCCGCTGGAACCCCAAGATGAAGCGCTTCATCTTCACCGAGCGCAACGGCATCTACATCATCGACCTGCAGCAGTCGCTGACCTACATCGACCGTGCGTACGAGTTCGTCAAGCAGACCGTCGCCCACGGCGGCACCATCCTGTTCGTCGGCACCAAGAAGCAGGCCCAGGAGGCCATCGCCGAGCAGGCCACCCGCGTGGGCATGCCCTACGTGAACCACCGCTGGCTGGGCGGCATGCTCACCAACTTCTCCACGGTCTCCAAGCGCGTGCAGCGCATGAAGGAGCTCGAGGCCATCGACTTCGAGGACGTGGCCGGCTCCACCCACACCAAGAAGGAGCTGCTGCTCCTGAACCGCGAGCTGGAGAAGCTGCAGGGCAACCTCGGCGGCATCCGCGACATGGCCCGCACCCCCTCCGCCGTGTGGATCGTGGACACCAAGAAGGAGCACCTGGCCGTCGACGAGGCCCAGAAGCTCAACATCCCGGTCGTCGCCATCCTCGACACCAACTGCGATCCGGACGAGGTCGCCTACCCGATCCCGGGCAACGACGACGCGATCCGCTCCGTCACCCTGCTCACCCGCATCGTGGCCGACGCCGTGGCCGAGGGCCTGATCGCCCGCCAGGGCGGCAAGTCCGGCGACTCCTCCGCCGAGCCGATGGCCGAGTGGGAGCGCGAGCTGCTCGAGCAGCACAACGCCGAGCAGGCCGCCCAGGCCGAGGCCCCCGCCGCCGAGGCCGCCGAGTCCGAGGCCCCCGCGGCCGAGTGA